One Cydia fagiglandana chromosome 11, ilCydFagi1.1, whole genome shotgun sequence genomic region harbors:
- the LOC134668518 gene encoding uncharacterized protein LOC134668518, with translation MQDYQIKNNLITADSIKNMTVNNYPQDVFRQKNFINGLKNARNLLKDLQESLEETRKCENELMRCRSTHVHEHKDHIINEWLSDHEHEETHKTWQSSGSETQDHGAIESWSTMSIVCLQYQYEELAKRYKSLLCQYSSCCEAADAKNTEVARLQTLANSTHAQLMDAHTMLLAVGEKYMSLRERKLAMKHAYSIKVHQLKRTVKGLIAAADRARRELDSSLKKAMRTERHGAAAMLLIEIQKCNNLSLENLRLKAQAQELIPRKDTFY, from the exons ATGCAAGACTATCAAATAAAGAATAATCTAATCACTGCAGATAGTATAAAAAACATGACAGTCAATAACTACCCT CAAGATGTATTTCGCCAGAAGAACTTTATCAACGGCCTTAAGAATGCTCGGAACCTCTTGAAAGACCTACAAGAAAGCCTGGAGGAGACTAGGAAATGCGAGAATGAACTGATGCGATGCAGGAGTACGCATGTCCACGAACACAAAGACCACATAATAAATGAGTGGTTGAGCGATCATGAACACGAGGAAACCCACAAGACATGGCAATCATcag GCTCTGAAACGCAAGACCATGGAGCCATAGAATCGTGGTCGACCATGAGCATTGTCTGTCTACAATATCA ATACGAAGAACTAGCAAAGCGTTACAAATCCCTGCTCTGCCAATATTCGTCTTGCTGCGAGGCCGCCGATGCTAAGAACACGGAGGTAGCACGACTGCAGACGCTTGCCAACTCCACTCATGCGCAACTCATGGACGCTCATACGATGCTATTAGCTGTTGGGGAGAAATACATGTCGCTGAGGGAAAGGAAGCTTGCCATG AAACACGCATACTCCATAAAAGTACATCAACTGAAGAGAACAGTGAAGGGGTTGATAGCAGCAGCTGACCGAGCGAGACGCGAACTCGACTCAAGTCTGAAGAAAGCGATGAGGACTGAACGGCATGGAGCAGCTGCCATGTTGCTTATTGAG ATTCAAAAATGCAACAATCTAAGCTTAGAAAATCTTCGCTTAAAAGCTCAAGCTCAAGAACTAATACCACGAAAGGATACTTTTTATtag
- the LOC134668517 gene encoding mpv17-like protein, with protein MSRVIGLGKMALRKYPLMTNTAVYATFYTAAELSQQTFNKYNSPEKPEIDFAAAARIVAVGSCVYAPTLYYWYKFLDAKFVGNAMKTVATKVVIDQFTMTPVLLASFYVILGFLEGKANIFEELKEKYWKTFIANQCFWIPGQTINFYFMPPQLRVVYISSVSFIWINVLCFIKRQKMTTSEKDL; from the exons ATGTCAAGAGTAATAGGGCTGGGCAAGATGGCGCTACGCAAGTACCCCCTGATGACCAACACGGCTGTGTACGCCACCTTCTACACGGCGGCGGAACTGTCACAACAGACCTTCAACAAATATAATTCG CCTGAAAAGCCGGAGATAGACTTTGCAGCGGCGGCGCGCATCGTGGCAGTCGGCAGCTGCGTCTACGCTCCTACCTTGTATTATTG GTATAAGTTCCTAGATGCGAAGTTCGTAGGTAATGCGATGAAGACGGTGGCCACGAAGGTGGTGATCGATCAGTTCACGATGACCCCGGTCCTGCTAGCCAGCTTTTATGTCA TACTCGGCTTCTTAGAAGGCAAAGCCAACATCTTCGAAGAGCTGAAAGAGAAGTACTGGAAGACTTTCATCGCCAACCAGTGCTTCTGGATCCCTGGACAGACCATCAACTTCTACTTCATGCCTCCTCAGCTGAGGGTCGTCTACATCTCATCTGTCTCTTTCATTTGGATCAACGTGCTTTGCTTCATCAAGAGACAGAAGATGACTACCAGTGAAAAGGATCTATGA
- the LOC134668516 gene encoding uncharacterized protein LOC134668516 — protein sequence MYEKLTIKGELKYIPTQRKTLKEEAVPTIEHQFIPIPEHELQANTIHIEESFEPYPNQPKDEQQQQINAEQQELSEDQNDSNNLMDYEMIQQDFAEPLFSQYQDTNVTINPIENFKSKFRAFSLLPPFWLHAENPNGLEFMRMDPKTQKIKHHIRLNDDLTVTVIFPNNEQLPLKEKINSYDNTYDYLKSVERWPLCVGTQIDDNK from the exons atgtacgaaaagttaactattaaaggagagctcaaatatattcctacacaaagaaaaacgcttaaggaagaagctgtgcccacgattgagcatcagtttattcccattcccgaacatgaactccaagccaatactattcacatagaggaatctttcgaaccataccccaatcaacctaaggacgagcagcaacaacaaatcaatgccgagcaacaggaattatcagaagatcaaaatgattctaataatttaatggattatgaaatgatacaacaggactttgcggaaccattgtttagtcaatatcaggatactaatgtaacaattaatccaatagagaattttaaaagtaagtttcgggcattttcgttgttgccgcctttttggctacatgcagaaaatcctaatgggctggaatttatgcgaatggatccaaaaactcagaagattaaacatcatatacgtttaaacgatgatctaactgtcact gtaatttttcccaataatgaacaattgccactaaaggagaaaattaattcatatgacaacacctacgattacttaaaatcggttgaaagatggcctttgtgcgttggtactcagattgacgacaataagtaa
- the LOC134668820 gene encoding uncharacterized protein LOC134668820, with product MEKISYLLKCSVNEQSHLNRTQLLTNVSLSIPSVPLQVSKTVGVGAIVGLVLVTVANFILFNQKFRAIFSAPSWTNHKNLGNLNAKALPRAITLFILALMLPLIIAFLLLALVYKLACAVIIKNKDKYFVGFLDSFDVFWSLEDDTTKSVITVLGVIQSDSPTALVLNIKHKLLNIFPNQTTDKLFFRRSEGYGFYYWRRYSSIDINQYVEMVDFPKNSDTLNTDDLEILMTKISNQSLPYNDEALFKILVTKQRVSNYGQERGEYGIVFRIHHSVGDGVALIEFLCKTLADDKNDCAVNMFSNSEKYNTRIQETPKNLIDMMEKLLEMPICFVDGIIRKPDDNSLHGPVLFGEKIFKWTESDENLLTMVKEIKDSVDNMKFTDVLASALSSGLHKYFSKTMTHIPKDVAVVLPVRFPPATIVDNGLVLENDFSVTILDLPVKTCKREEVQERCDELRRSADPLTNYYLLKIFNSVLPKQVLLPVFNSSQATMVFSNLPGPQRLNICGGNTLKTLVFFVPLKGNTGLGVTALCYDGVLRFGAVADRALVSSPAQLAIILDGMVEEIQSMHQMVR from the exons ATGGAGAAAATCAGTTATTTGTTAAAGTGCTCAGTGAATGAACAATCGCATTTAAATAGGACACAGTTGTTAActaatgtatctttaagtattcCTAGTGTACCTCTGCAAGTTTCCAAAACAGTTGGAGTCGGTGCCATTGTCGGTTTGGTGTTGGTTACAGTGGCTAACTTCATATTATTTAATCAAAAG tTTCGTGCCATTTTTTCTGCACCTTCGTGGACGAATCATAAAAATCTCGGAAATTTAAACGCAAAAGCTCTACCCAGAGCtataactttatttatcttagcgTTAATGCTGCCATTGATAATAGCGTTTCTGCTCTTAGCATTAGTGTACAAACTTGCGTGTGCTGTGATTATCAAGAACAAGGACAAATATTTCGTTGGTTTCCTTGACAGCTTCGATGTCTTCTGGAGTTTGGAAGACGATACCACGAAGAGTGTCATAACTGTACTGGGAGTCATACAGTCTGATTCACCTACAGCTCTCGTTCTAAATATCAAACACAAGCTACTGAATATTTTCCCCAATCAAACCACTGATAAACTATTCTTCAGAAGAAGTGAAGGATATGGATTTTACTATTGGAGACGCTACAGCAGTATCGATATAAATCAGTATGTTGAAATGGTTGATTTTCCAAAAAATTCTGACACGCTAAATACCGATGACTTAGAAATCttaatgactaaaatatcaAATCAATCGCTGCCGTACAATGATGAAgcgttatttaaaatattagtgACAAAGCAGAGGGTCAGTAATTATGGTCAAGAAAGAGGTGAATACGGTATTGTATTCAGAATCCACCATTCAGTTGGTGATGGAGTTGCTCTGATTGAATTTTTATGCAAAACTTTAGCTGATGATAAAAACGATTGCGCGGTTAACATGTTTTCTAATTCTGAAAAGTATAACACTAGAATCCAGGAGACCCCAAAGAATTTAATAGATATGATGGAGAAATTATTAGAAATGCCAATTTGCTTTGTAGATGGGATTATTAGGAAACCAGATGATAATTCCCTACACGGGCCAGTCTTGTTTGGTGAAAAAATATTCAAGTGGACTGAATCTGATGAAAATTTGTTGACAATGGTAAAAGAAATTAAGGACAGTGTAGATAATATGAAATTTACAGATGTTTTAGCGTCAGCTTTATCAAGTGGCTTGCACAAATACTTTTCAAAG ACGATGACCCACATTCCCAAGGACGTAGCAGTTGTGTTGCCAGTTAGATTTCCTCCAGCTACGATAGTGGACAATGGTCTGGTTTTGGAAAACGATTTTAGCGTGACCATATTGGATTTACCGGTGAAAACGTGCAAAAGGGAAGAAGTTCAAGAACGTTGCGATGAGCTGCGCAGAAGTGCTGACCCTTTG ACTAACTATTACCTCCTCAAGATCTTCAACAGCGTCCTACCCAAGCAAGTTCTGCTGCCCGTTTTCAACAGCAGCCAAGCAACCATGGTGTTCAGCAACCTACCTGGCCCGCAACGCCTAAACATTTGCGGAGGAAATACCCTCAAGACTCTGGTGTTTTTTGTGCCATTGAAAGGGAATACTG GTTTAGGAGTGACTGCGCTCTGCTATGACGGCGTTCTCCGATTTGGCGCCGTGGCTGACAGAGCGCTGGTCTCCAGCCCCGCCCAGCTGGCCATCATACTGGACGGCATGGTGGAGGAGATACAGAGCATGCACCAGATGGTGCGGTAG